In Cycloclasticus sp., a single genomic region encodes these proteins:
- a CDS encoding NAD(P)H-dependent oxidoreductase subunit E, which translates to MLSWLLSTEFLLLNVYMPSNATNNIRPGNKKKRKGRIFQRGRQLDATAQVELKELLGSKPRRKDLLIEYLHLIQDKWGYIGSSHLMALASELQLSQASVYEVASFYHHFDVVKEDQTPPPELTIRICNSLSCSMTGSSKVQDELNSLAPSNIRIIPAPCMGLCNEAPAAAIGKNYVGHVSAASLLNDANNKQVSPVLPSYQSYEQYIKNKGYQLFQKLVQQELNSNDIIDTLEQSGLKGLGGAGFPTANKLRIVKEQPSPRYFCVNADEGEPGTFKDRHYLSTEPHQFLEGVLIAAHIIDASKVYIYLRDEYAAIYQLLKLELQKLIDHSLIEDGYIELRRGAGAYICGEESAMIESIEGKRGLPRQRPPYVAHQGLFDRPTLVQNVETLYWIPNILHKGAEWFNKQGKNGALGIRSFSLSGRVKKPGVIKAAAGSTVRELIKLAGGMLDGHHFKAYLPGGASGGILPASLDQLPLDFGSLSEYGCFVGSHAIIILSDKDSIKTTSQNLLHFFQDESCGQCTPCRVGCEKASLLLSEKQWNKPLLEELCSTMADASICGLGQAAPNPILTSIKYFADEV; encoded by the coding sequence GTGTTATCTTGGCTCTTATCAACCGAGTTCTTATTACTTAACGTTTATATGCCCAGCAACGCAACAAACAATATACGGCCTGGAAATAAAAAAAAACGCAAAGGGCGCATTTTTCAGCGTGGACGCCAGCTTGACGCCACCGCTCAAGTCGAGCTTAAAGAACTGCTAGGCTCCAAGCCCCGACGCAAAGACCTGCTAATCGAATACCTCCATCTGATACAAGATAAATGGGGATATATAGGTTCTTCACATCTCATGGCGTTAGCCAGCGAACTCCAACTATCTCAAGCATCTGTCTATGAGGTGGCCAGCTTTTACCACCATTTTGATGTCGTTAAAGAAGACCAAACACCCCCGCCAGAACTAACCATTCGAATATGTAACTCGCTCAGTTGCAGCATGACGGGGTCAAGTAAGGTACAAGATGAACTCAACAGCCTAGCACCTAGTAATATTCGCATCATACCGGCACCCTGCATGGGCTTGTGTAACGAGGCACCCGCGGCTGCCATTGGCAAGAATTACGTCGGTCATGTATCCGCCGCCTCACTGCTTAATGATGCAAACAATAAACAAGTCAGCCCAGTGTTACCGAGCTATCAATCCTACGAACAATACATAAAAAACAAGGGTTACCAGCTCTTTCAAAAGCTAGTTCAACAAGAGCTAAACAGCAACGACATCATCGACACTCTTGAACAAAGTGGCTTAAAAGGCCTTGGCGGTGCCGGATTCCCTACCGCTAACAAGCTAAGAATTGTAAAAGAACAACCGTCGCCAAGGTATTTCTGCGTTAACGCCGACGAAGGTGAACCGGGTACCTTTAAAGACCGGCATTACCTCTCAACCGAACCTCACCAGTTTTTAGAAGGCGTGTTAATCGCCGCTCACATCATTGATGCGAGCAAAGTGTATATCTATTTGCGTGACGAATACGCCGCCATCTATCAACTATTGAAACTTGAACTTCAAAAACTTATTGACCACTCGCTCATTGAGGACGGTTATATTGAACTGAGACGCGGTGCAGGCGCTTATATCTGCGGAGAAGAATCCGCCATGATTGAATCCATTGAAGGGAAGCGCGGATTACCACGCCAACGGCCACCCTACGTCGCCCATCAAGGGTTATTTGACCGGCCAACTCTGGTGCAGAATGTAGAAACCTTATATTGGATACCAAACATTTTGCACAAGGGCGCCGAGTGGTTTAACAAGCAAGGCAAAAACGGCGCTTTAGGCATTCGTTCATTTTCCCTATCGGGTAGAGTTAAAAAGCCCGGCGTTATTAAGGCAGCCGCTGGCAGTACAGTTCGCGAACTGATCAAATTAGCCGGAGGCATGCTTGACGGGCATCATTTCAAGGCCTATTTGCCCGGTGGTGCTTCGGGTGGAATTTTACCCGCTTCGTTGGATCAATTACCGTTAGATTTCGGCAGCTTAAGCGAGTACGGCTGCTTTGTTGGCTCGCATGCCATTATTATCTTATCGGATAAAGACAGCATCAAAACCACTAGTCAGAATTTATTACACTTCTTTCAAGATGAGAGCTGCGGCCAGTGCACGCCATGCAGAGTTGGTTGCGAAAAGGCCAGCTTATTGCTATCCGAAAAACAATGGAATAAACCCTTGCTAGAAGAACTTTGTAGCACCATGGCAGATGCCTCTATTTGTGGTTTAGGGCAAGCCGCACCCAACCCCATTCTGACCAGCATCAAGTACTTTGCTGATGAAGTTTAA
- the fdhF gene encoding formate dehydrogenase subunit alpha, whose protein sequence is MSRLISFSLDGEKVSASPDESLWQVAKRLGTILPHLCFNDSSDYRADGNCRACMVEIEGERALAASCCRHPSNGMVVNTQSKRATSARNMVMELLCTDMNSDVVAGSSFAELASSMQIRPSRFPKSTQSHNNSDLSHPAIAVQLDACIQCNLCVRACREIQVNDVIGLSNRGSSAEISFDFADSMGDSTCVACGECVQVCPTHALKENAVGANKTKPAIRSVCPYCGVGCQVSIHIQNNKITSVDGANGPSNQGRLCVKGRFGFDYISSKQRLTEPLIRKTGLEKGINIDPEEPLSHFRTASWEEALDIAANGFAACKQQYGGDALAGFGSAKCSNEEAYIFQKLVRVGFGTNNVDHCTRLCHASSVAALMETIGSGAVTAPFTTVKDSDVIIVIGANPTENHPVAATFFKQASQLGAELIVMDPRAQALKQHATHMLQFIPGTDVALLNAIMHVIVDEKLYNQTYIERHTTGFKELSHHLKNFSPELMQNICGIDANTIKTVARKYASAKSAIIFWGMGISQHTHGTDNARCLISLALMCGHIGRPGTGLHPLRGQNNVQGASDAALIPMFFPDYKKTNDAEALAFFESLWHAKLQSKAGLTVVEILDAIHDDKIKSMYIMGENPAMSDPNLNHARAALAKLKHLVVQDIFITETAMFADVILPAAAWPEKIGTATNTNRQVQMGRQAVKPPGDAKADWWITNQIAQRFGLDWRYNEPKDIYQEMQTAMPSLSNISWDRLENEHSVTYPCSAPDKAGDDIVFANGFPTDNKRGKFVSANILPPNDPLDKEYSFILTTGRLLEHWHTGTMSRRSDVLNTLEPEAFVQMSQADCTRLNINAGTMVCIKSRRGFINIRVRIDDKVQAGLIFIPFAYVEAAANILTSQELDPFGKIPEYKYSAVNITPCS, encoded by the coding sequence ATGAGTCGTTTAATTTCATTTTCTTTAGATGGGGAAAAAGTATCAGCTTCACCCGACGAGAGTCTTTGGCAAGTAGCAAAAAGACTTGGCACGATCCTGCCACATTTATGTTTTAACGATTCTAGCGACTATAGAGCAGATGGTAATTGCCGCGCATGCATGGTCGAAATTGAAGGCGAACGAGCCTTAGCCGCTTCGTGTTGTCGTCACCCCAGTAACGGCATGGTTGTTAACACACAAAGTAAACGCGCTACGAGCGCTAGAAACATGGTCATGGAATTGCTGTGCACAGACATGAATTCAGATGTAGTGGCTGGATCAAGTTTTGCTGAGCTAGCCAGCTCGATGCAAATCAGACCCTCTCGGTTTCCGAAAAGCACACAGTCACACAATAACTCTGACCTATCCCACCCTGCCATAGCCGTGCAGCTGGACGCCTGTATTCAGTGTAACTTATGCGTCAGGGCCTGCCGTGAAATACAGGTTAACGACGTCATTGGCCTGTCGAATCGTGGTTCTAGTGCAGAAATCAGTTTTGACTTCGCTGACTCAATGGGTGATTCAACTTGTGTCGCCTGCGGCGAATGCGTCCAAGTTTGCCCGACCCACGCGCTGAAGGAAAACGCCGTTGGCGCGAATAAAACCAAGCCCGCTATTCGCTCTGTATGTCCTTATTGCGGTGTCGGCTGCCAAGTAAGCATCCATATACAAAATAACAAGATTACCTCTGTTGATGGCGCTAACGGTCCTTCGAATCAGGGTCGCTTATGCGTCAAAGGTCGATTTGGCTTTGACTACATCTCATCTAAACAACGATTAACCGAACCCCTGATCAGAAAAACCGGTTTAGAAAAAGGCATTAACATTGACCCTGAAGAGCCTCTAAGCCATTTTAGAACCGCTTCTTGGGAGGAGGCGCTAGATATTGCTGCTAATGGTTTTGCAGCCTGCAAACAACAATACGGCGGTGACGCGCTAGCAGGATTTGGTTCCGCAAAGTGCTCAAATGAAGAGGCTTATATTTTTCAAAAGTTGGTTCGTGTGGGCTTCGGCACCAACAATGTAGATCACTGCACACGCCTGTGCCACGCTTCATCCGTTGCTGCACTGATGGAAACTATTGGCTCAGGCGCGGTGACCGCACCTTTTACAACGGTTAAAGACAGTGATGTCATCATTGTTATTGGCGCAAACCCCACAGAAAATCACCCTGTTGCGGCAACTTTTTTTAAACAGGCCAGCCAGCTAGGTGCTGAACTTATTGTTATGGATCCCCGTGCGCAAGCGTTAAAGCAGCACGCCACTCATATGTTGCAGTTTATTCCTGGTACCGATGTCGCTTTGCTCAATGCCATCATGCACGTCATCGTCGATGAGAAACTCTACAATCAAACGTATATTGAGCGCCACACCACGGGGTTTAAAGAACTCAGCCATCACCTGAAAAACTTCTCGCCCGAGCTGATGCAAAATATTTGCGGCATTGATGCTAACACTATAAAAACCGTCGCTAGAAAGTATGCGTCTGCTAAGTCCGCTATTATTTTTTGGGGAATGGGCATCTCGCAGCACACCCACGGTACCGACAATGCCCGCTGCCTGATTTCATTGGCTCTTATGTGTGGACACATCGGCAGGCCCGGCACTGGGTTACACCCATTACGTGGACAAAACAATGTCCAAGGTGCCTCTGATGCCGCCTTGATTCCAATGTTTTTTCCTGACTACAAGAAAACAAACGACGCCGAGGCCTTGGCTTTTTTTGAATCGTTATGGCACGCGAAACTTCAATCGAAGGCAGGACTCACGGTTGTCGAAATTTTGGACGCTATCCATGATGATAAAATAAAATCCATGTATATCATGGGCGAAAACCCCGCCATGTCCGATCCAAACTTAAATCATGCGCGGGCAGCCTTAGCAAAGCTGAAACATTTAGTTGTACAGGATATTTTTATAACCGAAACGGCAATGTTTGCTGATGTCATCTTGCCTGCTGCCGCTTGGCCAGAAAAAATAGGAACGGCGACGAATACTAACCGCCAAGTTCAAATGGGCCGCCAAGCCGTTAAACCACCCGGTGATGCAAAAGCCGATTGGTGGATCACAAACCAAATTGCCCAACGTTTTGGGCTAGACTGGCGTTATAACGAACCGAAGGACATTTACCAAGAAATGCAAACCGCCATGCCGTCACTATCAAACATTAGCTGGGATCGACTCGAAAACGAGCACTCAGTGACCTACCCCTGCTCAGCTCCAGACAAGGCCGGTGACGATATCGTTTTTGCTAACGGTTTTCCAACAGACAATAAACGAGGCAAATTTGTTTCCGCTAATATATTGCCACCTAATGATCCGCTAGATAAGGAATACTCGTTTATTCTCACCACAGGCCGGTTATTAGAACATTGGCACACAGGCACTATGTCAAGACGAAGTGACGTGCTCAATACGCTAGAACCTGAAGCCTTCGTACAAATGAGTCAAGCCGATTGTACGCGGCTTAATATTAATGCGGGTACGATGGTTTGTATAAAAAGTCGCCGCGGATTCATTAACATAAGAGTACGTATCGATGACAAGGTACAAGCAGGCTTAATCTTTATTCCATTTGCATATGTTGAGGCCGCCGCTAACATTCTGACTAGCCAAGAGCTTGATCCTTTTGGGAAAATACCCGAATACAAGTACTCTGCCGTTAATATAACGCCGTGCTCTTAA
- the mobA gene encoding molybdenum cofactor guanylyltransferase MobA, translating into MLDKKNNIVGVILAGGLSRRMGNQNKSFMPLANKPLFEHVLERFLPQCDTVLINSNSQSRQLASYNLPIIKDTLEGYLGPLAGILSAMEWTKQQLPETQWIASVPVDTPFLPKDLVSTLYQSIEKKHSTLVGVSSNGRTHPVIGLWSTRLVDDLRLALNDEGLRKIDLWTARYSISHQDFSNEVFDPFFNINSQEDLIQAESLIKKNPRLIDI; encoded by the coding sequence ATGCTTGATAAAAAAAATAATATTGTTGGCGTCATTCTCGCCGGTGGGCTCTCACGACGAATGGGGAATCAAAATAAGTCCTTTATGCCACTCGCAAATAAGCCTTTATTTGAACACGTCTTGGAAAGGTTCCTCCCACAATGTGACACTGTCTTGATAAACAGTAACAGCCAGAGCAGACAACTAGCTTCGTACAATTTGCCTATTATAAAAGACACCTTGGAAGGCTATCTTGGGCCGTTAGCCGGAATACTATCGGCAATGGAATGGACTAAGCAGCAGCTGCCGGAAACACAATGGATTGCATCGGTACCCGTTGATACGCCATTCTTACCAAAAGATTTAGTCTCAACGCTATACCAATCCATTGAAAAAAAACATTCCACATTAGTAGGTGTTAGCTCTAATGGCCGTACACACCCCGTCATTGGCCTATGGTCTACCCGTTTAGTCGACGACTTACGGCTCGCTTTAAATGACGAAGGTCTGCGTAAAATTGATCTGTGGACAGCTCGTTACAGTATTTCTCATCAAGATTTCAGCAATGAGGTGTTCGACCCATTCTTTAACATCAACAGTCAAGAGGACCTGATACAAGCCGAATCATTAATAAAGAAAAACCCCCGTTTAATCGACATCTAG
- a CDS encoding formate dehydrogenase accessory sulfurtransferase FdhD, translating to MVEMTQSILPGTSTVSVINEQGKAVDVMLVEERPLTIFVDKQEVVTLMTMGSFAELLVIGYLKNQLIFEKLDEIKTVQVDWQTAAVAVVSNQAGKDLAVLKKSRIITTGCGQGTMFGNVMDELKGQVLAKHSLRQSTLYALLNHLKQHNTVYKTAGAVHGCALCRGQEILFFVEDVGRHNAVDTIAGYMLLNEIRGDDCIFYTTGRLTSEMVIKVAQMTIPILLSRSGATKMGFDIAKQFGVTLISRAKGKHFQILNGIDNVLLDVD from the coding sequence ATGGTTGAGATGACGCAATCAATATTGCCAGGGACATCAACAGTATCAGTGATAAATGAACAGGGCAAAGCTGTTGATGTGATGCTCGTTGAAGAACGGCCATTAACGATTTTTGTTGATAAGCAAGAAGTAGTGACTTTGATGACGATGGGGTCGTTTGCCGAGTTATTAGTCATCGGTTATCTTAAAAACCAACTTATATTTGAAAAACTTGACGAGATAAAAACCGTTCAGGTGGACTGGCAAACAGCAGCCGTTGCCGTTGTATCGAATCAAGCGGGCAAAGACTTAGCTGTTCTTAAAAAAAGCAGAATTATTACCACGGGGTGCGGGCAAGGCACGATGTTCGGCAATGTGATGGATGAACTAAAAGGGCAGGTGTTAGCAAAGCACTCGCTTAGGCAATCGACTCTTTATGCATTGCTTAATCATTTAAAACAACACAATACAGTGTATAAAACGGCGGGGGCTGTTCATGGTTGTGCGCTATGCAGGGGGCAAGAAATTTTATTTTTTGTGGAAGATGTTGGGCGGCATAATGCGGTGGACACCATCGCTGGCTATATGTTGTTGAACGAGATTAGAGGTGATGACTGTATTTTCTATACAACGGGGCGTTTAACGTCTGAAATGGTGATTAAAGTCGCGCAAATGACAATACCTATTCTACTGTCGCGCTCCGGTGCCACCAAGATGGGGTTTGATATAGCGAAGCAGTTTGGTGTAACGCTAATTTCGAGGGCCAAAGGTAAGCACTTTCAAATTCTAAATGGAATTGATAACGTGCTGCTAGATGTCGATTAA
- a CDS encoding malate dehydrogenase, translating to MKAPVHVAVTGAAGQISYSLLFRIASGDFLGPEQPICLHLLEITPALGALEGAVMELKDCAFPLLQSVEISDDAEVAFKDIDFAFLVGARPRGPGMERKDLLEANAAIFSVQGKALNKVAKRDVRVLVVGNPANTNALIAMNNAPDLNPRNFTAMTRLDHNRAMSLLAEQTGTHNTDITKMTIWGNHSATQYPDLHNALVSGEDALSKIDASWYSDEYIPAVQQRGAAIIKARGLSSAASAASSALDHMRTWVQGTADGDWVSMGIPSDGSYGIEEGLIYSFPVTVKDGEYSIVQGLEINDFSRERMTATENELKEERDGVKHLL from the coding sequence ATGAAAGCACCTGTTCATGTAGCAGTTACTGGCGCCGCCGGTCAAATTTCGTATTCATTATTATTTCGTATTGCATCAGGTGACTTTTTGGGTCCAGAGCAACCGATTTGTCTACACTTGTTAGAAATTACACCAGCTCTAGGTGCGCTTGAAGGTGCAGTTATGGAATTAAAGGATTGCGCGTTTCCTTTGTTACAAAGTGTAGAAATCTCTGATGATGCAGAAGTTGCTTTTAAAGATATCGACTTTGCATTCTTAGTAGGCGCTCGCCCTCGTGGTCCTGGTATGGAACGCAAAGATTTGCTTGAAGCGAATGCTGCTATTTTCTCCGTTCAAGGTAAAGCATTAAATAAAGTGGCTAAACGTGATGTTCGAGTATTGGTTGTTGGTAACCCTGCGAACACAAATGCGTTGATTGCTATGAATAACGCACCAGACCTTAACCCGCGTAACTTTACTGCGATGACTCGTTTAGACCATAATCGTGCGATGAGCCTTTTAGCGGAACAAACAGGCACTCACAATACAGACATTACTAAAATGACTATTTGGGGTAACCACTCTGCAACACAATACCCAGATCTTCATAATGCATTAGTAAGTGGTGAAGACGCCTTATCTAAAATTGATGCGAGTTGGTATTCCGACGAGTATATTCCAGCTGTTCAACAACGTGGTGCTGCTATTATTAAAGCTCGTGGCTTATCAAGCGCAGCATCTGCAGCGAGCTCAGCCCTAGACCATATGCGTACTTGGGTTCAAGGTACGGCTGATGGCGATTGGGTGAGCATGGGTATTCCTAGTGATGGCAGTTATGGCATCGAAGAAGGTTTAATTTACTCATTCCCAGTTACTGTTAAAGATGGTGAGTATTCAATTGTTCAAGGTCTTGAAATTAATGATTTCAGCCGCGAAAGAATGACAGCCACTGAAAACGAGCTAAAAGAAGAGCGTGATGGTGTGAAGCATCTGCTTTAA
- a CDS encoding DUF2818 family protein, which yields MNNQTPILIFLFLTIIAANLPWLSDRLFCIRQLANKSGWLRWFEMLVWYVVSFAAGFALEYKIMGTRSTQDWEFYVITLCLFIVFALPGFLYHYDLKKILKLR from the coding sequence ATGAATAATCAAACTCCCATTCTTATATTTCTTTTCTTGACGATTATCGCTGCAAACCTTCCTTGGTTAAGTGATAGGCTTTTTTGTATTCGACAATTAGCTAATAAATCAGGCTGGCTTCGTTGGTTTGAAATGTTGGTTTGGTATGTTGTTTCTTTCGCTGCCGGATTCGCTCTAGAATATAAAATAATGGGTACACGTAGTACGCAAGATTGGGAGTTTTACGTGATAACACTTTGCCTATTTATCGTTTTTGCCTTGCCAGGTTTTCTTTACCATTACGACTTGAAAAAAATTCTTAAGCTTCGCTAA
- the secG gene encoding preprotein translocase subunit SecG gives MSVFAIVLSVHVLIAALMIGLILIQHGKGADAGAAFGSGASGTVFGAKGSSSFLSRSTAILAAMFFSTSLALAYLGGNRAEPDDIIDGLSNLKAAQTIDATPADLINSLVKPSDKATEAEGMKPADVPIPE, from the coding sequence ATGAGTGTGTTTGCAATAGTTCTATCAGTGCATGTGTTAATTGCTGCATTGATGATAGGTTTGATTTTAATTCAGCACGGCAAAGGTGCGGATGCTGGTGCAGCTTTTGGTAGCGGCGCTTCAGGCACTGTCTTCGGTGCGAAAGGCTCATCGTCTTTTTTAAGTCGCTCGACAGCTATTTTAGCAGCGATGTTTTTTTCAACTAGTTTAGCGTTAGCATATTTAGGCGGCAATAGAGCAGAGCCAGACGATATTATCGATGGTTTAAGTAACCTAAAAGCAGCGCAAACTATAGATGCAACACCTGCTGATTTAATAAATAGTTTGGTTAAACCAAGTGATAAGGCGACAGAAGCAGAAGGCATGAAACCTGCTGATGTGCCTATCCCTGAGTAA
- the tpiA gene encoding triose-phosphate isomerase, with the protein MRQSLVIGNWKMNGSLGLTSDLLHAIEGAIDDKIACEVAVCVPFVYLDLANGIVNKTSIRVGAQTVSEYQSGAYTGEVSAQMLAELGCQCVLVGHSERRTLFNESNDALVEKVLAAQRAGLVPVYCVGETEADYKSGNTFKVIKDQIGALLSSKEVDLARLVLAYEPVWAIGTGLTASPEEAQKAHAFIRDLVKERSVDSAEKLRILYGGSVKADNASSLFVQKDIDGGLIGGASLDAQAFISICQKA; encoded by the coding sequence ATGCGCCAGTCACTGGTTATTGGAAATTGGAAAATGAATGGCTCGCTCGGATTAACGAGTGATCTTTTACATGCAATTGAAGGTGCTATTGATGATAAAATAGCGTGCGAAGTTGCTGTTTGTGTGCCGTTTGTTTATTTAGATTTGGCCAATGGTATCGTTAATAAGACATCCATAAGGGTCGGTGCTCAGACTGTTTCTGAATACCAATCAGGGGCTTATACCGGTGAGGTTTCTGCGCAGATGCTGGCAGAACTTGGTTGTCAATGTGTGCTAGTAGGGCATTCAGAAAGGCGAACACTTTTTAACGAGTCTAATGACGCATTAGTTGAAAAGGTGCTGGCGGCTCAGAGAGCTGGTTTAGTACCTGTTTATTGTGTCGGTGAAACAGAGGCTGACTATAAGTCAGGCAATACATTTAAGGTCATTAAGGATCAAATTGGGGCGTTATTAAGTTCTAAAGAAGTAGATCTGGCTCGACTTGTTCTGGCTTATGAGCCAGTTTGGGCTATCGGGACAGGCTTAACCGCGTCTCCCGAAGAAGCACAAAAGGCACATGCTTTTATCAGAGACTTAGTTAAAGAAAGAAGTGTAGATTCTGCTGAAAAGCTTCGAATTTTATACGGTGGCAGTGTTAAAGCGGATAATGCGTCGTCATTATTTGTACAAAAAGATATAGACGGTGGTTTGATTGGCGGTGCATCACTAGATGCGCAAGCCTTTATTTCAATTTGCCAAAAGGCATAA
- the glmM gene encoding phosphoglucosamine mutase: MTRKYFGTDGIRGLVGEGVITPEFILKLGWATGKVFEERGHCKIIIGKDTRISGYMFESALEAGLVAAGADVQLLGPMPTPGIAYLTRTLRANAGIVISASHNPHYDNGIKFFSSEGKKLADDIEQAIEQKMDEPLVVVESSRLGKASRVEDAAGRYIEFCKSSIPPMMDLSKLKMVVDCAHGSTYHIAPFVFSELGADVIKIGAEPNGININDGCGATSPNALIEAVLSNSADFGVALDGDGDRLIMVDHLGEVLDGDEILYILAKTRQDQGCLGSSVVGTLMTNLGVEHALNRLGVDLLRSPVGDRHVLQLMNESGSILGGEGSGHIICADRTTTGDGIISALQVLEIMARESKSLNELKSDIQKYPQCMINVRLKGDKKFVMSDELDKAVALVEGTLNGTGRVLLRPSGTEPLVRVMVEGEDIVLVESLALELSKTVERLLDS, translated from the coding sequence ATGACAAGAAAGTATTTTGGCACGGATGGTATTCGAGGTTTGGTCGGTGAAGGTGTGATTACGCCTGAGTTTATTTTGAAACTTGGCTGGGCAACAGGCAAGGTGTTTGAAGAGCGGGGTCATTGCAAAATAATTATAGGTAAAGATACGCGTATATCAGGTTATATGTTCGAGTCTGCGTTAGAAGCTGGCTTAGTTGCCGCTGGAGCCGATGTGCAATTATTAGGGCCGATGCCAACACCTGGGATAGCCTATTTAACCAGAACGCTGCGTGCTAATGCAGGTATTGTTATTAGTGCCTCCCATAATCCACATTATGATAATGGTATAAAATTTTTTTCTAGTGAGGGTAAGAAACTCGCTGATGATATTGAGCAAGCGATAGAGCAGAAAATGGATGAACCTCTGGTCGTAGTCGAATCATCACGCTTAGGGAAGGCTAGTCGAGTGGAAGATGCAGCTGGTCGCTATATTGAGTTTTGTAAGAGCAGCATCCCACCAATGATGGATCTATCCAAGTTGAAGATGGTTGTTGACTGTGCTCATGGCTCGACTTATCACATTGCCCCGTTTGTATTTAGCGAACTGGGTGCAGACGTTATTAAAATTGGTGCTGAGCCAAATGGCATTAATATTAATGACGGTTGTGGAGCCACTAGCCCTAATGCGTTAATAGAAGCGGTGTTATCAAATTCAGCAGACTTTGGTGTGGCACTGGATGGTGACGGTGACCGTTTAATTATGGTTGACCATTTAGGTGAGGTTTTAGATGGTGATGAGATACTGTATATCTTGGCTAAAACTAGGCAAGATCAAGGTTGCCTTGGCTCATCCGTTGTCGGCACATTAATGACTAATTTAGGTGTTGAACACGCATTGAATAGGTTAGGTGTGGATCTATTGAGATCACCAGTGGGTGACCGGCACGTTCTTCAGCTAATGAATGAATCAGGATCAATTCTGGGCGGCGAAGGCTCTGGCCATATTATTTGCGCTGATAGAACAACTACGGGTGACGGTATTATATCGGCCTTACAAGTTCTTGAAATAATGGCGCGCGAATCAAAATCATTAAATGAGTTAAAAAGCGACATACAAAAATATCCTCAATGCATGATCAATGTGCGGCTCAAGGGAGATAAAAAGTTTGTAATGAGCGATGAACTTGATAAAGCCGTTGCTTTGGTTGAAGGTACCTTGAATGGTACTGGCAGAGTGTTGTTAAGGCCGTCTGGTACAGAACCACTCGTTAGGGTTATGGTGGAAGGTGAAGACATAGTTTTAGTTGAATCGTTGGCATTAGAGCTGAGTAAAACGGTTGAACGTTTACTCGATTCCTAA
- the folP gene encoding dihydropteroate synthase — MGVLNVTPDSFSDGGRFTIVETAVQQALAMADLGASIIDIGGESTRPNAMPVSIEEEINRVIPVIKGIRLKSDIAISIDTSKPDVMKAAVDAGADLINDVYALRKPGALEMAATLGVSVCLMHMQARPETMQDKPSYSNVVEEVNDFFSQQILACENVGIARNKIILDPGFGFGKTLQHNLSLLANLDSFSRHDCPILAGLSRKSMLGEILDKQVEERTFGSVAAALLAVTRGASIVRVHDVAETSDALKIYNAVQNAD, encoded by the coding sequence ATGGGGGTTCTTAATGTTACCCCAGATTCTTTTTCTGATGGAGGGCGTTTCACCATTGTAGAAACGGCTGTTCAACAGGCGTTAGCGATGGCTGACTTGGGCGCATCAATTATTGATATTGGCGGTGAGTCTACGCGTCCTAATGCGATGCCGGTTTCTATTGAAGAGGAAATAAATAGAGTTATTCCGGTTATAAAAGGTATTCGATTAAAGTCAGATATCGCTATTTCAATAGACACTAGCAAGCCCGATGTTATGAAAGCGGCGGTAGATGCGGGTGCTGATCTGATTAATGATGTGTATGCCTTAAGAAAGCCGGGTGCTCTTGAAATGGCAGCTACTTTAGGCGTTTCCGTGTGTTTGATGCACATGCAAGCTCGTCCCGAAACAATGCAAGATAAGCCGAGTTATTCAAATGTGGTTGAAGAAGTTAATGACTTCTTTAGCCAACAAATATTGGCTTGTGAAAATGTGGGTATTGCACGAAATAAAATTATCTTAGACCCGGGGTTTGGCTTCGGCAAAACGCTACAGCACAATTTAAGTTTATTGGCGAACTTAGACTCTTTTAGTCGTCACGATTGTCCAATACTGGCGGGACTATCAAGAAAATCGATGCTCGGTGAAATACTAGACAAACAAGTTGAAGAAAGAACGTTTGGCAGTGTGGCGGCTGCATTATTAGCGGTGACGCGAGGTGCCTCTATCGTGCGTGTTCATGATGTAGCTGAAACCTCGGATGCACTAAAAATATATAATGCCGTTCAAAACGCGGATTGA